In one Bacillus sp. PK3_68 genomic region, the following are encoded:
- a CDS encoding hydantoinase B/oxoprolinase family protein, with translation MIQAQILYSKLQSIGREVGDNLQRISRSPLLSQDRAFATAIFTNELKIAIQHQYEPEHLFALKESVENLFDYFSFDIADGDVLLVADPYSGGTKGQTLTMAAPLFVEGELVLFPAIRAQMMDLAGEYPGGFHPDAFEVWQENMRITPIKLYKQGVLQADILRFLLSNSRIPTSFKSDLETMYTCLRGAQQQLKKLLGSYGQQKVDASIESIFQYSRKRVEQHLSQLPKAGMKALVEFETTQGDKNAIDVSITIPNNAVEIDLTGSSMQSTKPINSPIALTKAFSVWPFLATIADELSINEGTLEPFNIKTKAGTILDPQFPAATALAPSMTGHFLAEAIYRAIQNGQGPTEEFPPIYGTGPQAIFYPELGTRAETQSIVLVPGYPSTDKGFGPPALFGQRLLVSAEELELYHGFKIVSREWTDRKEELKVSLLNQDEDVYFNLILPFGEDGDYGSVTREGEGKETFYQSIVNQHVKKGDLLVFTYPGKEEQ, from the coding sequence ATGATCCAAGCGCAAATTTTATACAGCAAGCTACAGTCCATCGGCAGAGAAGTGGGAGATAATTTGCAACGAATTTCCCGCTCTCCCTTGTTGTCCCAGGATCGGGCGTTTGCTACAGCCATTTTTACCAATGAGTTAAAAATAGCTATTCAACACCAATATGAGCCAGAGCACTTATTTGCCTTAAAAGAAAGTGTAGAGAACCTGTTTGACTATTTTTCTTTTGATATTGCGGATGGGGATGTATTATTGGTGGCTGATCCCTACAGCGGTGGAACGAAAGGGCAAACTTTGACGATGGCAGCTCCTTTATTTGTAGAAGGAGAGCTCGTGCTTTTTCCTGCTATTCGCGCACAAATGATGGATCTGGCCGGTGAATACCCGGGTGGTTTTCATCCGGATGCTTTTGAGGTATGGCAGGAAAATATGCGTATTACACCGATCAAGCTTTATAAACAAGGGGTACTGCAAGCGGATATTTTACGGTTTTTATTATCTAACAGCCGCATACCTACTTCCTTCAAATCGGATTTAGAGACAATGTACACATGCTTGCGCGGAGCTCAGCAACAACTCAAAAAACTTCTTGGCAGCTATGGGCAGCAGAAAGTAGATGCATCCATTGAAAGCATTTTTCAATACAGTCGAAAACGAGTGGAGCAACATTTATCACAGCTTCCCAAAGCAGGGATGAAAGCTCTGGTGGAATTTGAAACGACACAAGGAGATAAAAATGCCATCGATGTGAGCATTACCATTCCGAACAACGCTGTTGAAATTGATCTGACTGGCTCCTCCATGCAGTCAACGAAGCCTATTAATTCCCCGATAGCTTTGACAAAAGCATTTTCGGTTTGGCCGTTTCTCGCAACGATTGCCGATGAACTCTCGATTAATGAAGGTACGCTGGAACCGTTTAACATCAAAACAAAGGCCGGAACGATACTAGACCCACAATTTCCAGCAGCTACTGCTTTAGCACCAAGCATGACAGGGCATTTTCTTGCTGAAGCGATCTATCGGGCTATTCAAAATGGCCAGGGTCCGACAGAGGAATTTCCCCCGATTTACGGAACTGGTCCACAAGCCATTTTCTATCCTGAGCTTGGGACAAGAGCTGAAACCCAATCGATTGTCCTTGTCCCTGGATATCCTTCCACGGATAAAGGTTTTGGACCGCCTGCTTTATTTGGACAGAGGCTACTTGTGTCGGCGGAAGAGTTAGAACTTTATCATGGCTTCAAGATAGTTTCTCGCGAGTGGACGGATAGGAAGGAAGAGTTGAAAGTCTCCTTGCTGAATCAGGATGAGGATGTTTATTTTAACTTGATTTTACCTTTTGGTGAAGATGGGGACTATGGCTCTGTTACAAGAGAGGGAGAAGGAAAAGAAACGTTTTATCAAAGTATAGTCAATCAGCATGTGAAGAAAGGCGATCTCCTCGTCTTTACATACCCTGGAAAGGAGGAGCAATGA